A stretch of Carnobacterium iners DNA encodes these proteins:
- a CDS encoding DUF3013 family protein, which translates to MAKQDMIDYLDSEMSEANLDFDWSIEWKKRQHAIEVSFTIYAQIDSNLVIQDVEGKVNTENIIQFEDAICFYNPEKSKIIAEDYLATIPFDFKQGIEKGYINTFVKMLRIIVTEGQSDLLDFTTDPTIETFEMEWNQANFDQTIQTLKETNRYNTEKVLYPKF; encoded by the coding sequence ATGGCAAAACAAGATATGATTGATTACCTAGATAGTGAAATGAGTGAGGCTAACTTAGACTTTGATTGGTCTATTGAATGGAAAAAAAGACAACATGCAATTGAAGTTTCCTTTACGATTTATGCACAAATAGATTCTAATTTAGTTATCCAAGATGTTGAAGGAAAAGTAAATACAGAAAATATTATTCAGTTTGAGGATGCGATTTGTTTTTATAATCCTGAAAAATCAAAAATAATAGCAGAGGACTATTTAGCAACGATTCCTTTTGATTTTAAGCAAGGAATCGAAAAGGGTTATATAAATACTTTTGTAAAAATGCTCAGAATCATTGTTACAGAAGGACAATCAGATCTATTAGATTTTACTACAGATCCTACTATTGAAACATTTGAAATGGAATGGAATCAAGCTAATTTTGATCAGACGATTCAAACATTAAAAGAGACTAATCGCTACAATACAGAAAAAGTTTTATATCCAAAATTCTAG